One part of the Xiphophorus maculatus strain JP 163 A chromosome 1, X_maculatus-5.0-male, whole genome shotgun sequence genome encodes these proteins:
- the LOC102221056 gene encoding deoxyribonuclease-1-like, whose amino-acid sequence MTSVSLLLSLLLGVADVRGGSEFRICAFNLHHFGESKSNKNEIMITLARIITRCDVCLLQEVRDRKGTAVSKLLQTIRRYDTRNQYDLLASERLGRKGSYQEQYVFVYRTNTVKVTDRYQYPDNMPGDEDAFSREPFVVRFKAPKTSIQEFVLIPQHTTPTNATKELDALYDVLQNVRRMWRTENVMLLGDFNADCGYLAKKNRDKVRLITDRSLHWLIGEDSDTTVKHSTSCSYDRIVIHGEKFNGAVVPSSAQPFNFQQEYRLTEEQALNVSDHYPVEVLLKVSSSRSFNGVTSFTSSFTAFQCFCLIICHLLS is encoded by the exons ATGACGTCCGTGTCCCTCCTGCTGTCCCTCCTGCTGGGTGTGGCTGATGTTCGAGGAGGGTCAGAGTTCAGAATCTGTGCCTTCAATCTTCATCATTTCGGGGAATCCAAATCTAACAAGAACGAGATCATGATAACTCTGGCCAGG ATCATTACTCGCTGTGACGTGTGTTTGCTTCAGGAGGTCAGAGACCGTAAAGGAACAGCCGTATCAAAGCTGCTTCAAACGATCAGAAG GTATGACACGAGGAACCAGTATGACCTTTTGGCCAGTGAGAGGCTGGGCAGGAAGGGGTCATACCAGGAGCAGTACGTGTTCGTCTACAG GACCAACACTGTGAAGGTTACTGATCGGTATCAGTACCCAGATAATATGCCAGGAGATGAAGACGCTTTCTCCAGAGAACCTTTTGTTGTTCGCTTCAAAGCCCCAAAGACCt CTATACAGGAGTTTGTTCTCATCCCTCAACACACCACTCCGACCAACGCCACTAAAGAGCTGGATGCCCTGTATGACGTCCTGCAGAACGTGAGAAGGATGTGGAGAACTGAG AACGTGATGCTTCTCGGGGACTTCAACGCCGACTGCGGTTACTTGGCAAAGAAGAACCGGGACAAAGTGCGTCTGATTACAGACAGGAGCCTCCATTGGCTGATAGGAGAGGACAGCGACACCACCGTGAAACACAGCACGTCCTGCTCCTACGACAG GATTGTCATCCACGGAGAAAAGTTTAACGGAGCAGTTGTCCCTTCCTCAGCCCAGCCATTTAACTTCCAACAGGAGTACAGACTAACAGAAGAACAg GCGCTAAATGTGAGCGACCATTACCCAGTGGAGGTCCTGCTGAAGGTCAGCAGTTCCAGATCCTTCAATGGAGTCACTTCCTTTACAAGCAGCTTCACTGCgtttcagtgtttctgcctTATAATCTGTCacctgttgtcatag
- the LOC111609558 gene encoding uncharacterized protein LOC111609558, with product MAGTFRGNCLCGVVGAGVCIAGCAFLILAALPVVQIALGAVYIHDCPAGPVVPVYMMVFGILVLLMMALFALPKLLSPAAQSHSAWVVSFTILLFLSSVWLLVGSYHVYSIYPPDYEKNTTDSDSSTRRIGVPDPLTSENQSLHSRNRSQNLWETIQILNSTNRGTNRNPTGAQQQPQQVASVSPYCNRTVYLFAFWTTTLVLVIVGNALLLIICLYGFMKCIDVFVHYLY from the exons ATGGCAGGTACGTTTCGGGGGAACTGTCTGTGCGGCGTTGTCGGTGCAGGCGTGTGTATAGCAG GATGCGCCTTCCTCATTCTAGCTGCGCTCCCCGTTGTTCAGATTGCTTTGG GTGCAGTTTACATACATGACTGTCCAGCGGGACCAGTTGTTCCAGTTTATATGATGGTGTTTGGGATCTTGGTCCTGCTGATGATGGCCCTGTTCGCACTGCCGAAGCTCCTCTCTCCAGCAGCACAGAGTCACAGCGCCTGGGTCGTCTCCTTCACCATCCTGTTATTCTTGTCTTCCGTTTGGCTTCTAGTCG GCAGCTACCACGTTTATTCCATATACCCACCCGACTACGAGAAGAACACCACGGATTCCGACAGCTCCACCAGGAGGATCGGCGTTCCTGACCCCCTGACCTCAGAGAACCAGAGCCTTCACAGCCGCAACCGCAGCCAGAACTTGTGGGAGACGATTCAAATCCTCAACAGCACAAACAGAGGGACCAACAGAAACCCGACTGGCGCCCAACAACAGCCACAACAAGTGGCGTCTGTGTCACCATACTGCAACAGGACCGTGTACTTGTTTGCTTTCTGGACCACTACACTGGTGCTAGTGATCGTGGGAAACGCCCTGCTGCTCATCATCTGTCTGTATGGGTTCATGAAATGCATAGATGTGTTTGTACATTATCTCTACTGA